Within the Staphylococcus argenteus genome, the region ATTTACGGAAGTCACGTTTACGTTGACGACGGTCACGGAAAGCATATTGACCTGATTTCATTACTTGTTGCTTAGCTACTTTGTATAATGTATGTTTTGAACCGAAGTAACCTTTAGCTAATTTAATCGTTTTTTTACGACGCGCTCTTGTTACTGTTCCACCTTTAACTCGTGGCATAAAAAATTCCTCCTTAGGTAGTTCCTACCGATTTCTGTATTTGTTCTTATTTTTTGTATGCTAATAATTGTTTTACACGTTTCATATCACTCTTAGACACTAATCTAGCTTTACGTAATTGACGTTTTTGTTTAGTGCTTTTGTTTGCGAATAAGTGAGATGTGAAAGCTCTTGAACGTTTTAATTGACCTGAAGCAGTTCTTTTTACACGTTTAGCTGCTCCACGGTGAGTTTTCATTTTTGGCATAATATAAGTCCTCCTGTAATAGCTTTAATTATTTTTCAGCTGTTGGCGCTAACATGATAAACATTTGACGCCCGTCCATTTTAGGTTTTTGTTCAACTGTTGCTATATCTTTACATTCATCTGCATATTTTTCTAGCACACGTTGACCAATTTCCTTATGCGTAATGGCACGCCCTCTGAAACGAATAGATACTTTACATTTATCGCCTTTAGTTAAGAATTTACGTCCGTTTTTCAACTTAGTTTGGAAATCATGTTCCTCAATTGTTGGGCTTAAACGAATTTCTTTAACATTGATAATTTTTTGTTTCTTTTTCATTTCTTTTTCTTTTTTCTGTTGTTCGAATTTGAATTTACCGTAATCCATAATTCTTGCAACTGGTGGTTTCGCATTCGGTGCAACGACCACTAAGTCTAAATCTACACGTTCAGCCATTTCTAAAGCTTCTCGCTTTGATTTAACACCGATTTGTTCACCATCTTGACCGATTAAACGTAATTCTTTTGCACGAATTTTGTCATTGATTTGAGTTTGATCTTTTGCTATGGTTGACACCTCCAAAATTTTTACGAAATTTGTACCAAGCAAAAAGGAAGAGCAGGTATAAAATACCCGCTCTTCCTTATACACAGTTATGTGTAACGTGATTAACCTGCCAACTGCTTTATGCGTCGCTACAGGTGAGAAGCGGGTGCTTCTACTTGGTTCGTTTCGTATTCAACGTTGTTAATCATAACAGCAATTCACATTTAAGTCAACACTATAACCGTTATTTATTTTTTATTTATCCTTTAATTTCATCCATCGAAACATCTTGACGTAAATCAACTTGTTCAAGAGGGATTTTTTTCGTTTTATATCTCAATTTATGATAGATAAAGAATGCTAAAAATACAGGAATACCCATATAAGTAATCAAAAAGCGACTAAAATTGAAATCACCTGTTTTAATAAAATCAACATCTTGACCAATTATTACAACAACACATAAGATACCAGCAAAAATCGGACCGAATGGGAATAGTTTAGCTGTATATTTTAATTTTGATTTGTCGTAATTTTGTTTATCATATGCTCTTCTAAAGCGATAATGACTTACCGCAATACCTACCCATGCTATAAAGCCAGTCAATCCACTTGCTGCAACAATATATTGATATGCACCTTCTGTAACACTTTGTAATACAAAAATAATGACTACAATTATAGCTGTAACTAATAGAGA harbors:
- the infC gene encoding translation initiation factor IF-3; the protein is MSTIAKDQTQINDKIRAKELRLIGQDGEQIGVKSKREALEMAERVDLDLVVVAPNAKPPVARIMDYGKFKFEQQKKEKEMKKKQKIINVKEIRLSPTIEEHDFQTKLKNGRKFLTKGDKCKVSIRFRGRAITHKEIGQRVLEKYADECKDIATVEQKPKMDGRQMFIMLAPTAEK
- the rplT gene encoding 50S ribosomal protein L20, whose amino-acid sequence is MPRVKGGTVTRARRKKTIKLAKGYFGSKHTLYKVAKQQVMKSGQYAFRDRRQRKRDFRKLWITRINAAARQHEMSYSRLMNGLKKAGIDINRKMLSEIAISDEKAFAQLVTKAKDALK
- the rpmI gene encoding 50S ribosomal protein L35 — its product is MPKMKTHRGAAKRVKRTASGQLKRSRAFTSHLFANKSTKQKRQLRKARLVSKSDMKRVKQLLAYKK